In the Bradyrhizobium guangzhouense genome, one interval contains:
- a CDS encoding extensin family protein produces MTRGVRLYLVGSIVLVSLAGCGRGFFQAEREPWRAEAEAACLKSGAVKESADIVRIDPISGPGMCGAEFPLKVAAIGEPSSSYGFADEELRPPGNVGNQPRWPVSQPQQNYPASNYPQRSNYPESAVRQPAGYGASSGPVSLSAPGVAPQEDEIDLPPEGTDAAGAARYMNAPSYPARPPGPAPYSQAPAQQPLPRLGPAQGNPVSAVGPVVVKPTATLACPIVSELDRWFADTVQPSAMRWFGARVVEIKQISAYSCRGMNGNPHAHISEHAFGNALDVAAFTLADGRRITVKDGWHGMPEEQGFLRDVQSGACAHFTTVLAPGSNVYHYDHIHVDLMRRASRRLICQPAAVSGEEVAARAAGRSPYANNRDPYVTGSLGGRKSGKHEKINEEDEFADE; encoded by the coding sequence ATGACGCGCGGAGTTCGTTTGTATCTCGTCGGCTCCATCGTCCTTGTTTCGCTCGCGGGTTGCGGACGCGGCTTTTTCCAGGCCGAACGTGAACCGTGGCGAGCCGAGGCCGAAGCGGCGTGCCTGAAATCGGGCGCCGTGAAAGAGAGTGCAGACATCGTCCGGATCGATCCGATCTCCGGGCCTGGCATGTGCGGTGCCGAGTTCCCGCTGAAGGTTGCCGCCATCGGTGAGCCTTCGAGCAGTTACGGTTTCGCCGATGAAGAGCTGCGCCCGCCCGGCAATGTCGGAAACCAGCCGCGCTGGCCGGTGTCCCAGCCGCAACAGAACTATCCGGCTTCCAACTATCCGCAGCGCTCGAACTATCCCGAAAGCGCGGTGCGCCAGCCCGCCGGCTATGGCGCGTCTTCAGGACCGGTGTCGCTCAGCGCGCCTGGCGTCGCGCCGCAGGAAGACGAGATCGACCTGCCGCCCGAGGGCACCGATGCTGCGGGTGCCGCGCGCTACATGAATGCGCCGAGCTATCCGGCGCGGCCGCCCGGGCCTGCGCCTTACTCGCAGGCGCCGGCGCAGCAGCCATTGCCGCGTCTTGGTCCCGCGCAGGGCAATCCCGTCAGCGCCGTCGGTCCCGTCGTGGTGAAGCCGACCGCAACGCTCGCCTGTCCGATCGTGTCGGAGCTCGACCGCTGGTTTGCCGACACCGTGCAGCCGTCGGCGATGCGCTGGTTCGGCGCCCGCGTGGTCGAGATCAAGCAGATCTCCGCCTATTCCTGCCGCGGCATGAACGGCAACCCGCACGCCCACATCTCCGAGCACGCCTTCGGCAACGCGCTCGATGTCGCCGCGTTCACGCTCGCCGACGGACGCCGCATCACGGTGAAGGACGGCTGGCACGGCATGCCGGAAGAGCAGGGCTTCTTGCGCGACGTCCAGTCGGGCGCGTGCGCGCATTTCACCACGGTGCTGGCGCCGGGTTCCAACGTCTATCACTACGATCACATCCACGTCGATTTGATGCGCCGTGCCAGCCGTCGCCTGATCTGCCAGCCGGCCGCGGTTTCCGGCGAAGAAGTCGCCGCACGCGCGGCCGGCCGCAGTCCTTACGCGAACAACCGCGATCCCTACGTGACCGGCTCGCTTGGCGGCCGCAAGAGCGGCAAGCACGAGAAGATCAACGAGGAAGACGAGTTCGCGGACGAGTAG
- a CDS encoding DUF2147 domain-containing protein, translated as MNKLTIAAAALFLASTAVAHAGNSISFRIEGQNIRIETPRNCASLDCVTIVAPGLSNKPIKLNNINLNGLGSKDLGSKDDGDSTPSATTAQPAPAPVQQQPVAPAPVQANTPAVAPAAPAPVVAAAPSVDATTQPVSVAAPAPVVAPAPVAAAPAYTPPPAPAPVAPVQAANTPVGVWATEENKGNVRVEQCGTNLCGYAEKTNERILINMKPDGAKWSGRIHDPDSGRNYDSTIAMRGPNAMRVQGCAFGGLFCGGQTWKRVS; from the coding sequence ATGAACAAGCTCACCATCGCCGCCGCGGCACTCTTCCTCGCCTCGACCGCCGTCGCGCATGCCGGCAATTCGATCTCGTTCCGGATCGAAGGCCAGAACATCCGCATCGAAACGCCGCGCAATTGCGCCTCGCTCGATTGCGTCACCATCGTGGCGCCCGGCCTCTCGAACAAGCCGATCAAGCTGAACAACATCAACCTCAACGGCCTTGGCTCCAAAGATCTTGGCTCGAAGGACGACGGCGACAGCACGCCGAGCGCGACGACTGCGCAGCCCGCACCAGCACCGGTGCAGCAACAGCCCGTCGCGCCAGCGCCGGTGCAGGCGAATACCCCCGCAGTTGCCCCCGCCGCCCCTGCCCCGGTCGTTGCCGCCGCTCCGTCCGTCGACGCGACCACGCAGCCCGTGTCTGTTGCAGCTCCCGCTCCGGTCGTCGCGCCTGCGCCGGTTGCCGCCGCGCCCGCTTACACGCCACCGCCGGCCCCGGCTCCCGTTGCGCCGGTGCAGGCCGCGAACACGCCGGTCGGCGTGTGGGCCACCGAAGAGAACAAGGGCAACGTCCGCGTCGAACAATGCGGCACCAATCTCTGCGGCTATGCCGAGAAGACCAATGAGCGCATTCTGATCAACATGAAGCCCGACGGCGCCAAGTGGAGCGGCCGCATCCACGATCCCGACTCCGGTCGCAATTACGACTCGACGATCGCCATGAGGGGCCCGAACGCGATGCGCGTGCAAGGCTGCGCCTTCGGCGGCCTGTTCTGCGGCGGCCAGACCTGGAAGCGTGTGAGCTGA
- a CDS encoding HlyD family secretion protein, with the protein MAISRDQAARVLRQEAVETNAANGEAATGTSAALAEQLRSHVVEEAKRRTSEAPEKPVADQPAPTAPAAAAPKPKKRKFVMMGVGIVLALAAASYAGYYTLVGRFYISTDDAYVRANNTMLGARVAGHISSILAGDNKLVHAGDIVMRIDDGDYKIAVDAASTRIATQQATIDRIGRQIAALDSQVAQANAQLVSAEAGLKRADLDYERQQALSSKGFASRATFETSEAGRDQGAAAVKAAQAAYDVAVSNVDVAKAQQAEAQAQLAELKTTLAKAERDLSFAAVRAPVDGIFSNRLVNLGDFVAVGQRLGNVVPLDEVYIDANFKETQLKRIRPGQPVTIKVDAYGMRKFSGVVDSIAAGAGSVFTLLPPDNATGNFTKIVQRVPVRIRVPKAVARQNLLRAGMSVYATVDTNKGAADADSEIDLDDPTMIHPQ; encoded by the coding sequence ATGGCCATATCGAGAGACCAGGCTGCGCGCGTCCTTCGCCAGGAAGCGGTGGAGACGAACGCGGCGAACGGCGAAGCTGCGACCGGGACATCGGCCGCACTCGCCGAGCAGCTGCGCTCTCATGTGGTCGAAGAAGCCAAGCGCCGGACCAGCGAGGCGCCGGAGAAACCTGTCGCCGATCAGCCGGCTCCCACCGCACCCGCCGCTGCCGCGCCGAAGCCTAAAAAGCGCAAATTCGTCATGATGGGCGTCGGCATCGTGCTGGCGCTCGCAGCGGCGAGCTATGCCGGTTACTACACGCTGGTCGGCCGCTTCTACATCTCGACCGACGACGCCTATGTCCGCGCCAACAACACCATGCTGGGCGCGCGCGTGGCCGGTCATATCTCCTCGATCCTCGCCGGTGACAATAAGCTGGTGCATGCCGGCGACATCGTCATGCGTATCGACGACGGGGACTACAAGATCGCGGTCGATGCCGCCTCGACCCGGATCGCGACCCAGCAGGCCACCATCGACCGCATCGGCCGTCAGATCGCGGCGCTCGACAGCCAGGTCGCGCAGGCCAACGCGCAGCTGGTCTCCGCGGAAGCGGGCCTCAAGCGCGCCGATCTCGACTATGAGCGCCAGCAGGCGCTGAGCAGCAAGGGCTTTGCCTCGCGCGCAACCTTCGAGACCTCGGAAGCCGGCCGCGACCAGGGCGCCGCCGCGGTCAAGGCCGCGCAGGCCGCCTACGACGTTGCCGTGAGCAATGTCGATGTCGCCAAGGCCCAGCAGGCCGAAGCCCAGGCCCAGCTCGCCGAGCTCAAGACCACGCTCGCCAAGGCCGAGCGCGATCTCAGCTTTGCCGCGGTGCGGGCGCCGGTCGATGGCATCTTCTCCAACCGTCTCGTCAACCTCGGCGACTTCGTTGCCGTCGGCCAGCGCCTCGGCAATGTCGTGCCGCTCGATGAGGTCTATATCGACGCGAACTTCAAGGAGACGCAGCTCAAGCGTATTCGTCCCGGCCAGCCGGTGACGATCAAGGTCGACGCCTACGGCATGCGCAAGTTCTCCGGCGTCGTCGACAGCATCGCGGCGGGCGCGGGCTCGGTGTTCACGCTGCTGCCGCCCGACAACGCCACCGGCAACTTCACCAAGATCGTGCAGCGCGTCCCGGTCCGCATCCGCGTGCCGAAGGCGGTCGCCAGGCAGAACCTGCTTCGCGCCGGCATGTCGGTCTACGCCACCGTCGACACCAACAAGGGCGCCGCCGACGCCGACAGCGAGATCGATCTCGACGATCCCACCATGATCCATCCGCAGTAG
- the asd gene encoding archaetidylserine decarboxylase (Phosphatidylserine decarboxylase is synthesized as a single chain precursor. Generation of the pyruvoyl active site from a Ser is coupled to cleavage of a Gly-Ser bond between the larger (beta) and smaller (alpha chains). It is an integral membrane protein.), with translation MTVKALIASFTQQEDLNFLLTNRIPRAALTRFMGWFSKIRNPLVRDFSIALWKLFSDLDLSEARKTHFTSLHDCFTRELKPGLRPFDPDPSVVASPSDGIVGAHGRIADTELFQVKGAPYSLLDLLGDPALVEQHRNGSFVTLRLTSSMYHRFHAPYDAHIERVTLIHGDVWNVNPIALKRVERLFCKNERAVIRTHLSTGEAVTLVPVAAILVASIRLHFLDMVLNAQTRGPVNFPCDVVVTKGQELGWFEHGSTIIILAPGDFSFCDGIAEGTRIRAGQALLRRT, from the coding sequence GGCGTTGACGCGCTTCATGGGCTGGTTCTCCAAGATCAGGAATCCGCTGGTGCGGGATTTTTCGATCGCGCTGTGGAAGCTGTTCTCCGACCTCGATCTGTCGGAGGCGCGCAAGACCCATTTCACCAGCCTGCACGACTGCTTCACCCGCGAGCTGAAGCCGGGCCTGCGTCCCTTCGATCCGGATCCTTCCGTCGTCGCCAGCCCCTCCGACGGCATCGTCGGCGCTCATGGCCGGATCGCCGACACCGAGCTGTTCCAGGTCAAAGGCGCGCCCTATTCGCTGCTCGACCTGCTTGGCGATCCCGCGCTGGTCGAGCAGCACCGCAACGGCAGCTTCGTCACGCTACGGCTGACTTCGAGCATGTATCACCGTTTCCACGCGCCGTATGACGCGCATATCGAGCGCGTGACGCTGATCCATGGCGACGTCTGGAACGTCAACCCGATCGCCTTGAAACGGGTCGAGCGGCTGTTCTGCAAGAACGAGCGCGCGGTGATCCGCACGCATTTGTCGACGGGCGAGGCGGTGACCCTGGTGCCCGTGGCGGCGATCCTGGTTGCCAGCATCCGCTTGCACTTCCTCGACATGGTGCTCAACGCCCAGACCAGGGGACCGGTCAATTTCCCCTGCGATGTCGTCGTCACCAAGGGCCAGGAGCTCGGCTGGTTCGAGCACGGCTCGACCATCATCATCCTCGCGCCCGGAGACTTTTCATTCTGCGACGGTATCGCGGAAGGGACGCGGATCCGCGCGGGTCAGGCCTTGCTGCGGCGGACCTAG
- a CDS encoding DUF6665 family protein: MSRDLRPPVDILHYEIVQEQASALGRMGRTLEQALARLREFDAAHGFSEPPAAMQPARRQLVMEAGQALWMFVVQREATGLRDNRHIMRTYNVPAEVQRCMGLAPPSKPASK, from the coding sequence ATGTCCCGTGACCTTCGCCCGCCGGTCGATATCCTCCATTATGAAATCGTCCAGGAACAGGCCTCGGCGCTTGGACGAATGGGCCGCACGCTCGAACAGGCGCTCGCGCGACTGCGCGAATTCGACGCTGCCCATGGCTTCTCGGAGCCGCCGGCCGCGATGCAGCCGGCGAGGCGCCAGTTGGTGATGGAGGCCGGCCAGGCGCTCTGGATGTTCGTTGTCCAACGAGAGGCCACGGGGCTGCGCGACAACAGGCATATCATGCGGACCTACAACGTCCCCGCCGAAGTGCAGCGCTGCATGGGACTGGCGCCGCCATCGAAGCCGGCTTCGAAATGA
- a CDS encoding NUDIX hydrolase has product MARAPVMAAGGIVLRRGAPPLVAIVRQRKRNEWVLPKGKLDDGETPKQAAHREVLEETGHEVAIQEFLGTLVYQSGGRSKVVHFWRMEAEGGQVRELMNDIKAVDWLPLDDALARLSREYERAFLTQVGPIAIAAAGLASPLEPEPTLATGEIDAALQTLTPVEAASVDELRHGLLQKVRAWLRGEA; this is encoded by the coding sequence ATGGCGCGGGCGCCGGTGATGGCGGCGGGTGGGATTGTGCTGCGGCGTGGCGCGCCGCCGCTGGTTGCCATCGTGCGCCAGCGCAAGCGCAATGAATGGGTGCTGCCCAAGGGCAAGCTCGACGACGGCGAGACGCCGAAACAGGCCGCGCATCGCGAGGTGCTGGAGGAGACCGGCCACGAGGTCGCCATCCAGGAGTTCTTGGGCACGCTGGTCTATCAGTCCGGCGGCCGCTCCAAGGTCGTGCATTTCTGGCGGATGGAGGCCGAGGGCGGCCAGGTCCGGGAGTTGATGAACGACATCAAGGCGGTCGATTGGTTGCCGCTGGACGACGCGCTCGCGCGCCTGTCGCGCGAATATGAGCGCGCCTTCCTCACCCAGGTCGGCCCGATCGCGATCGCCGCGGCGGGGCTTGCTTCGCCGCTCGAGCCGGAGCCGACGCTGGCCACCGGCGAGATCGATGCCGCCTTGCAGACGCTGACACCGGTCGAGGCCGCCTCCGTCGACGAACTGCGGCATGGCCTGTTGCAGAAGGTGCGAGCGTGGTTGCGCGGCGAGGCGTGA
- a CDS encoding FecR family protein has translation MVAWRRVMFALPLLALPLAGADNACASDAIELAQAQPQAQPSPAPSPTPAASPAPAADAQSATVEPIGNVATVTGIATVIRDKNSYPLKVRDDIYLNDIVQTSSNSSLGITFNDATTFNLSASAKITIDNYVYEDGGKQNSAIFDIGKGTVAFVAAAVAKTGDMKIATPTATLGIRGTTGVVDVPENATANTANNVNIKLYPDADGRVGHIDVNDRASGTRLGALTQASSGFAIRPGAAGPGGMRFAAVPITIPPQQIARDRGFVSQVHAAQTAGRQIVTEQRDFRRANPTAVSRIPRPALPPQQQQLRPNPAPTQQQQRPNGQPGQPGQNNRPGQQQQPGAPNRQGTQPGTQKPQRQGQGQGQGGATQPGAPRAGQGQQQPRQQGTAQPTAQPRTGQGTQPSGAPPTQPPRGGQSPQRPGAVTPQPGATPQPQPPRTGLQPGTLPTVQPQQGAAPRQPGFQQRLPGAQRPTAPRRPALAPPPKEKKKR, from the coding sequence ATGGTGGCTTGGCGCCGCGTCATGTTTGCTTTGCCGCTGCTGGCGCTGCCGCTGGCTGGCGCGGACAATGCATGTGCGTCCGACGCGATCGAGCTTGCGCAAGCGCAGCCGCAGGCACAACCCTCGCCCGCTCCTTCGCCGACGCCAGCGGCTTCGCCAGCGCCCGCGGCGGATGCGCAGTCCGCCACGGTCGAGCCCATCGGCAACGTCGCGACCGTGACGGGAATCGCGACCGTGATCCGCGACAAGAACTCCTATCCGCTGAAGGTGCGCGACGACATCTATCTCAACGATATCGTGCAGACATCCTCGAACTCCTCGCTCGGCATCACCTTCAACGACGCCACCACGTTCAATCTCTCGGCCAGCGCCAAGATCACCATCGACAACTACGTCTATGAGGACGGCGGCAAGCAGAATTCGGCCATTTTCGACATCGGCAAGGGCACGGTCGCCTTCGTCGCGGCCGCGGTGGCCAAGACCGGCGACATGAAGATCGCAACGCCGACCGCAACGCTCGGCATCCGCGGCACCACCGGTGTCGTCGACGTGCCCGAGAACGCGACCGCAAACACGGCGAACAACGTCAACATCAAACTCTATCCCGACGCCGACGGCCGGGTCGGCCATATCGACGTCAACGACCGCGCCAGCGGCACGCGGCTCGGCGCGCTGACGCAAGCCTCGAGCGGCTTTGCGATTCGGCCGGGCGCGGCCGGCCCGGGCGGCATGCGCTTCGCCGCGGTGCCGATCACGATTCCGCCGCAGCAGATCGCGCGCGACCGCGGCTTCGTCAGCCAGGTCCACGCCGCACAGACCGCGGGACGGCAGATCGTTACCGAGCAACGCGACTTCCGTCGCGCCAATCCGACTGCAGTCAGTCGCATTCCGCGACCGGCCCTGCCGCCGCAGCAGCAGCAATTGCGGCCGAATCCGGCGCCGACCCAGCAACAGCAGCGGCCGAATGGCCAGCCTGGTCAACCCGGCCAGAACAACCGTCCGGGTCAACAGCAGCAGCCGGGAGCGCCGAACCGTCAGGGCACGCAACCGGGCACGCAGAAGCCACAGCGGCAAGGGCAAGGACAAGGACAAGGCGGAGCGACACAGCCGGGTGCGCCGCGCGCGGGCCAAGGTCAGCAACAACCCCGCCAGCAAGGCACGGCTCAGCCAACCGCCCAGCCGCGCACCGGACAAGGCACGCAGCCGAGCGGCGCGCCGCCGACGCAGCCACCGCGTGGCGGACAATCTCCGCAGCGGCCGGGAGCGGTCACGCCTCAGCCGGGCGCGACGCCGCAACCGCAGCCGCCGCGCACCGGGTTGCAGCCCGGCACGCTGCCGACAGTCCAGCCGCAACAAGGCGCCGCACCGCGCCAGCCCGGCTTCCAACAGCGCCTACCTGGCGCACAACGCCCCACCGCGCCACGCAGACCCGCGCTGGCTCCGCCGCCGAAGGAAAAGAAGAAGCGGTAG
- a CDS encoding ABC transporter ATP-binding protein, whose translation MTALSKKPAAIRVVLPFVFRHWLKQPGRALAITVGLLGATVADLFMPVFSGHLVDALTRGPSDPDARHAALVALGGIVVLGAASMVLRLGGLQVIVPFTLKIMSDVAQDAFLRVQRFSTDWHANSFAGSTVRKVTRGMWALDLLNDTILLALLPSLVVLIGSMILLGVHWASLGAVIALGAAAYVTMTVLFSTRYIAPAARVSNAWDTKVGGTLADALTCNAVVKSFGAEMREDARLARVIKRWRTRVRRTWFRYNYTAMSQLSLLLCLRASVIGGSVLLWMSGRASPGDVTYVLTSYYVIHAYLRDVGMHINNLQRSVNDMEELVAIHDEPIGIADADGALPIAIEGGEIVFDDVTFHYGGHRAPLYDGLSLKIRAGERVGLVGRSGSGKTTFVKLVQRLYDVTGGRVLIDGQDIALATQQSLRSQIAIVQQEPILFHRTLAENIAYGRPGASLEAIEQAARLANAHDFILRLPKGYGTLVGERGVKLSGGERQRVALARAFLADAPVLILDEATSSLDSESEALIQQAMERLMKGRTSIVIAHRLSTVKSLDRILVFDRGEIVEQGTHAMLAGKPGGIYRSLFERQVVELGHIAAAE comes from the coding sequence ATGACCGCCTTGTCGAAAAAGCCCGCGGCTATCCGCGTGGTTCTGCCCTTCGTGTTCCGGCACTGGCTGAAGCAGCCGGGGCGGGCGCTTGCCATCACCGTCGGCCTGTTAGGTGCGACCGTCGCCGATCTGTTCATGCCGGTATTCTCGGGACATCTGGTCGACGCGCTGACGCGCGGGCCATCCGATCCCGATGCGCGCCACGCCGCGCTGGTGGCGCTTGGCGGCATCGTCGTGCTGGGCGCCGCGTCGATGGTGTTGCGCCTGGGCGGACTCCAGGTGATCGTGCCGTTCACGCTGAAGATCATGTCTGACGTCGCGCAGGATGCCTTCCTGCGCGTGCAGCGCTTCTCGACCGACTGGCACGCCAACTCCTTCGCCGGCTCGACCGTGCGCAAGGTCACGCGCGGCATGTGGGCGCTCGACCTCCTCAACGACACCATCCTGCTGGCGCTGCTGCCGTCGCTCGTGGTGCTGATCGGATCGATGATCCTGCTCGGCGTGCACTGGGCCTCGCTCGGTGCGGTGATCGCGCTCGGCGCGGCCGCCTATGTCACGATGACGGTGCTGTTCTCGACGCGCTACATCGCGCCGGCCGCCCGGGTCTCCAATGCCTGGGACACCAAGGTCGGCGGTACGCTGGCGGACGCGCTGACCTGCAATGCGGTGGTGAAATCGTTCGGCGCGGAAATGCGCGAGGATGCGCGGCTTGCCCGCGTCATCAAGCGCTGGCGCACGCGCGTGCGTCGCACCTGGTTCCGCTACAACTACACCGCCATGTCACAGCTCTCGCTGCTGCTGTGCCTGCGAGCGTCCGTGATCGGCGGCTCGGTGCTGCTGTGGATGTCGGGTCGCGCCTCGCCCGGCGACGTCACCTATGTGCTGACGAGCTACTACGTGATCCACGCCTATTTGCGGGATGTCGGCATGCACATCAACAACCTGCAGCGCTCGGTCAACGACATGGAGGAGCTGGTCGCGATCCATGACGAGCCGATCGGCATTGCGGATGCCGACGGCGCGCTGCCGATCGCGATCGAGGGCGGCGAGATCGTGTTCGACGACGTCACGTTCCACTATGGCGGCCATCGCGCGCCGCTCTACGACGGATTGTCGCTCAAGATCCGCGCGGGCGAACGTGTCGGCCTCGTCGGCCGCTCCGGCTCCGGCAAGACGACGTTCGTCAAGCTGGTGCAGCGGCTCTACGACGTCACCGGCGGTCGTGTCCTGATCGACGGGCAGGATATCGCGCTGGCCACGCAGCAATCGCTGCGCAGCCAGATCGCGATCGTGCAGCAGGAGCCGATCCTGTTTCACCGTACGCTTGCCGAGAACATCGCCTATGGCCGGCCCGGCGCCAGCCTGGAGGCGATCGAGCAGGCGGCCCGGCTGGCCAACGCGCACGATTTCATCCTGCGCCTGCCGAAGGGTTACGGCACGCTGGTCGGCGAACGCGGCGTCAAACTGTCGGGCGGCGAGCGGCAGCGCGTGGCGCTGGCGCGCGCATTCCTCGCGGATGCGCCGGTGCTGATCCTGGACGAGGCGACCTCGAGCCTCGATTCGGAATCGGAGGCGCTGATCCAGCAGGCAATGGAGCGGCTGATGAAAGGCCGCACCTCGATCGTGATCGCGCACCGGCTGTCGACGGTGAAGAGCCTCGATCGGATCCTGGTGTTCGACCGCGGCGAGATCGTCGAGCAGGGCACCCATGCCATGCTCGCGGGCAAGCCGGGCGGGATCTATCGCAGCCTGTTCGAGCGCCAGGTGGTGGAGCTCGGGCATATCGCAGCAGCGGAATGA
- a CDS encoding TetR/AcrR family transcriptional regulator, whose protein sequence is MVAANREHLHALPDEDSSKRRQILAGARKVFMDLGFDGASMGEIARAAGVSKGTLYVYFADKSALFEAILEEEALFHGQVVFNFDPARDAETTLKDFGQAYLHLLCRPGGGSAIRTVMAIAERMPDVGRRYYLRVLEKTINRLSEYLKAHVASGDLAIDDCDLAASQFMELCKASLFLPFVFQAAPPPSEERMTEVINSATRMFLASYKAK, encoded by the coding sequence ATGGTTGCAGCAAACCGCGAACATCTGCACGCTCTCCCGGACGAGGACAGCTCAAAGCGCCGCCAGATCCTGGCCGGAGCCCGTAAGGTGTTCATGGATCTGGGTTTTGACGGCGCCAGCATGGGCGAGATCGCGCGCGCGGCCGGCGTCTCCAAGGGGACGCTCTACGTCTACTTCGCCGACAAGAGCGCGCTGTTCGAAGCCATCCTCGAGGAGGAAGCGCTGTTTCACGGCCAGGTCGTGTTCAATTTCGACCCTGCGCGCGACGCCGAGACCACGCTGAAGGATTTCGGCCAGGCCTATCTGCATCTGCTCTGCCGGCCCGGCGGCGGATCGGCGATTCGCACCGTGATGGCGATTGCCGAGCGCATGCCGGACGTCGGCCGCCGCTATTATCTGCGGGTGCTGGAGAAAACCATCAACCGGCTGTCCGAATATCTGAAGGCCCATGTCGCCTCCGGCGATCTCGCCATCGACGATTGCGACCTTGCCGCCTCGCAGTTCATGGAACTGTGCAAGGCCTCGCTCTTCCTGCCCTTCGTCTTTCAGGCCGCGCCACCGCCCTCGGAAGAGCGCATGACGGAAGTGATTAACAGTGCGACGCGGATGTTCCTGGCCTCGTACAAGGCGAAGTGA
- a CDS encoding DHA2 family efflux MFS transporter permease subunit, which translates to MANATTASPAMMADPASERIAPKRLFAFIIMVFGMFMSILDIQIVSASLSEIQAGLSASSSEVSWVQTAYLIAEVIAIPLSGFLSRAFGTRLLFAISAAGFTISSLLCGFATTIEEMILWRALQGFLGAGMIPTVFASAYTVFPRSKFHIVGPIIGLVATLAPTIGPTVGGYITDLMSWNWLFFINVVPGIGITLGVWALVDFDEPHFELLDRFDWWGLLFMAGFLGTLEYVLEEGPQYEWLQDTSVAICAAICAVSAVAFFVRVFTAAEPIVNLRTFTNRNFAVGSTLQFCIGIGLYGLTYIYPRYLAEVRGYSALMIGETMFVSGITMFLVAPLVGRLMASLDMRYMVAFGLIVFALGSYQMTWITRDYDFYELLIPQILRGVGMMFAMVPTNNIALGTLPPDRVKNASGLFNLMRNLGGAVGLAVINTVLNDRTDLHITRLQERITWGNATATETLTMLQQKFQGLGDSALMAMKQLTQIVHRQAVVMSFADAFFILTLFYLSLSVLVTLLKRPASPFGSGGDAH; encoded by the coding sequence ATGGCGAACGCCACGACTGCTTCACCTGCCATGATGGCCGATCCCGCTTCGGAGCGCATCGCGCCGAAGCGGCTGTTCGCCTTCATCATCATGGTGTTCGGGATGTTCATGTCGATCCTGGACATCCAGATCGTCTCGGCCTCCTTGAGCGAAATCCAGGCCGGCCTGTCGGCGAGCTCCAGCGAGGTCTCCTGGGTCCAGACCGCCTATCTGATCGCCGAAGTGATCGCGATCCCGCTGTCGGGATTCCTGTCGCGCGCCTTCGGCACGCGGCTGTTGTTCGCGATCTCGGCGGCCGGCTTCACGATTTCGAGCCTGCTTTGCGGCTTCGCCACCACCATCGAGGAGATGATCCTCTGGCGCGCGCTCCAGGGCTTCCTCGGCGCCGGCATGATCCCGACGGTGTTCGCCTCCGCCTACACCGTGTTCCCGCGGTCGAAATTCCACATCGTCGGTCCCATCATCGGGCTCGTCGCGACGCTGGCGCCCACCATCGGGCCGACGGTCGGTGGCTACATCACCGACCTGATGTCCTGGAACTGGCTGTTCTTCATCAACGTCGTGCCGGGCATCGGCATCACCCTCGGCGTCTGGGCGCTGGTCGATTTCGACGAGCCGCATTTCGAATTGCTCGACCGCTTCGACTGGTGGGGCCTGCTGTTCATGGCCGGTTTCCTCGGCACGCTGGAATATGTGCTGGAGGAGGGCCCGCAATATGAATGGCTGCAGGACACGTCGGTGGCGATCTGCGCTGCGATCTGCGCCGTCTCGGCGGTCGCCTTCTTCGTGCGGGTCTTCACGGCAGCCGAGCCCATCGTCAATCTGCGCACCTTCACCAACCGCAATTTCGCCGTCGGCTCCACGCTGCAATTCTGCATCGGCATCGGTCTCTACGGCCTGACCTACATCTATCCGCGCTATCTCGCCGAGGTGCGCGGCTACAGCGCGCTGATGATCGGCGAGACCATGTTCGTGTCTGGAATCACCATGTTCCTGGTCGCGCCGCTGGTCGGCCGGCTGATGGCGAGCCTGGACATGCGCTACATGGTCGCGTTCGGCCTGATCGTGTTCGCGCTGGGCTCCTACCAGATGACCTGGATCACGCGCGACTACGATTTCTACGAGCTGCTGATTCCGCAGATCCTGCGCGGCGTCGGCATGATGTTCGCGATGGTGCCGACCAACAACATCGCGCTCGGTACGCTGCCGCCCGATCGGGTGAAGAACGCCTCGGGCCTGTTCAACCTGATGCGCAATCTCGGTGGCGCGGTCGGGCTCGCCGTCATCAACACCGTGCTCAACGATCGCACCGATCTGCACATCACGCGTCTTCAGGAGCGCATCACCTGGGGCAATGCGACCGCGACCGAAACCCTGACCATGCTCCAGCAGAAGTTCCAGGGGCTCGGCGACTCCGCGCTGATGGCGATGAAGCAGCTCACCCAGATCGTGCACCGTCAGGCCGTGGTGATGAGCTTTGCCGACGCGTTCTTCATTCTGACGCTGTTCTACCTGAGCCTCAGCGTGCTGGTCACGCTGCTGAAAAGGCCGGCCTCGCCGTTCGGCAGCGGCGGCGACGCACACTGA